One Epidermidibacterium keratini DNA segment encodes these proteins:
- a CDS encoding glycosyltransferase family 4 protein produces MGELSNRTIVEVLGTSTGGVGTHLRGLVPYLVDAGADVAVVGPQGTQDLFDFTGAGARFAAVEISARPHPKDAQAASRLRAATADADLLHAHGLRAATVAAAANVGRSIPLVVTLHNHPEAASPLIETVYGALERFVASQADVMLGASEDLAQRARDAGSARAEYAPVAPREMGPATRTPAEVRRELQVPDGRPLVLAVGRLHQQKGYDTLLAAAKSWRTHPAHPQVVVAGDGPLQSQLQGQIDADDLPVRLLGRRSDVPDLLGAASLVVLPSLWEARSLVAQEAMRAGVALVSTTTGGMGELVGDAAYRIPVSDPDALAAAVIELIEDPKRRAALAAAGAARASGFATEADTAAHLISLYRQELDRR; encoded by the coding sequence GTGGGCGAGTTGAGTAACCGCACGATCGTCGAGGTGCTGGGCACCTCGACCGGCGGCGTCGGCACTCACCTGCGCGGCCTCGTTCCGTATCTCGTTGACGCCGGAGCCGACGTCGCGGTCGTCGGGCCCCAGGGCACCCAGGACCTGTTCGACTTCACCGGCGCCGGCGCACGATTCGCTGCAGTGGAGATCTCCGCCCGCCCGCACCCCAAAGATGCGCAGGCCGCGAGCCGGCTGCGAGCGGCAACCGCCGATGCCGACCTGCTCCATGCCCACGGGCTGCGCGCTGCGACGGTCGCCGCCGCGGCCAACGTCGGCCGGTCGATCCCGCTTGTCGTCACCTTGCACAACCATCCTGAGGCGGCATCGCCGCTCATCGAGACGGTCTACGGCGCCTTGGAGCGATTCGTGGCCAGCCAGGCTGACGTCATGCTCGGCGCGTCGGAGGATCTCGCCCAACGAGCGCGTGACGCCGGCAGCGCGCGTGCTGAGTACGCACCGGTCGCCCCCCGCGAGATGGGTCCGGCCACGCGTACCCCGGCAGAGGTACGCCGTGAGCTGCAGGTGCCCGACGGGCGTCCGCTCGTGCTCGCGGTCGGGCGCCTGCATCAGCAGAAGGGCTACGACACGCTGCTCGCCGCGGCGAAGTCGTGGCGCACCCATCCGGCACATCCGCAGGTGGTGGTCGCGGGTGATGGGCCGCTGCAGAGCCAGCTGCAGGGGCAGATCGACGCCGACGACCTGCCGGTCCGGCTGCTGGGACGCCGCTCCGACGTACCCGATCTGCTGGGCGCCGCCAGCCTCGTCGTACTCCCGTCGCTCTGGGAAGCGCGCTCGCTCGTTGCCCAGGAGGCGATGCGTGCCGGCGTCGCCCTGGTGAGTACGACGACCGGCGGAATGGGAGAGCTCGTCGGGGACGCCGCCTACCGGATCCCGGTCAGCGATCCGGACGCACTTGCCGCCGCGGTGATCGAGCTGATCGAGGACCCGAAGCGCCGCGCCGCGCTCGCGGCGGCCGGTGCCGCCCGCGCCAGCGGGTTCGCGACCGAAGCCGACACCGCCGCCCACCTCATATCCCTCTACCGGCAGGAGCTCGATCGCCGATGA
- the murJ gene encoding murein biosynthesis integral membrane protein MurJ: MSGPAGSDESAAPSTPAPGAGRAVAKAAAVIALITIAARVVGFGRNVVFANTVGQTCLGETYQTTNTIPNIVFEVVAGGALAGVVVPLVAGYLARERKDDADRVSSALLSWAVLALTPIAVLIAVLARPITAAMLGAGACDGAVDAGASMLRIFAPQIVLYGVGIVLTGILQAHRRFAGPALAPLLSSVVVIAAYLVFAMVAGRGADLGEVSESEQLILSVGTTLGVVALSLSLVVPLLGSGVRLRPTLRFPEESAKRARRMAGSGIVALLGQQAAIATALVLSNQQGVPTGAINVFTYAQTLFFLPWAIAAVPIATSVFPQLSAATARDDRADYARHLIGAHRAILALSAIAIAAIIAAAREIALVFVGRSPGVPSVDALTWGIIGFLIGLVGYSMFALHSRALFALHRSGANAVAAALGWGTVIIASVALAGVFDKDDRVFALSLANSIGVLLFGVLLVVFTAPVARRSAVGQVAGVLAATALGVGIGIAVFAVPLPGWLDAYTNGGIMNALVAGAIRAGVSAVLAAAVLWVVPGSGLRELLRRGRRSQDENDGSVRGRVE, translated from the coding sequence ATGAGCGGCCCGGCCGGCTCGGACGAGTCCGCTGCGCCAAGCACACCCGCGCCGGGCGCGGGGCGCGCGGTCGCCAAGGCGGCCGCGGTGATCGCCTTGATCACGATCGCGGCTCGCGTCGTCGGCTTCGGGCGCAACGTCGTCTTTGCCAACACCGTCGGGCAGACGTGTCTCGGCGAGACCTACCAGACCACGAACACCATCCCGAACATCGTCTTCGAGGTGGTCGCCGGCGGAGCGCTCGCGGGGGTCGTCGTCCCCCTCGTTGCCGGCTATCTCGCGCGCGAGCGCAAGGACGACGCCGATCGGGTCAGCTCCGCGCTGCTGAGCTGGGCCGTGCTCGCGCTGACTCCGATCGCCGTACTCATCGCCGTGCTCGCCCGGCCGATCACCGCCGCCATGCTCGGCGCTGGGGCATGCGACGGCGCCGTCGACGCGGGGGCATCGATGCTGCGGATCTTCGCTCCGCAGATCGTGCTGTACGGCGTGGGAATCGTGCTGACCGGCATTCTGCAGGCGCACCGCCGCTTTGCCGGCCCGGCCCTCGCCCCGCTGCTGTCGTCGGTGGTGGTCATCGCCGCGTACCTGGTCTTCGCCATGGTCGCCGGTCGCGGCGCCGATCTGGGAGAGGTGAGCGAGTCCGAGCAGCTGATCCTGTCGGTCGGCACCACGCTCGGTGTGGTCGCCCTTTCGCTGAGCCTGGTCGTCCCGCTGCTGGGCAGCGGCGTGCGGCTCCGGCCGACGCTGCGCTTCCCCGAGGAGTCGGCCAAGCGGGCGCGGCGAATGGCCGGCTCGGGAATCGTGGCGCTGCTGGGCCAGCAGGCCGCGATCGCGACCGCACTCGTGCTCTCTAACCAGCAGGGTGTGCCGACCGGCGCGATCAACGTCTTCACCTACGCTCAGACCCTCTTCTTCCTGCCATGGGCGATCGCCGCGGTCCCCATCGCGACGTCGGTGTTTCCGCAGCTGTCGGCCGCGACGGCGCGCGATGACCGGGCCGACTACGCCCGCCACCTCATCGGAGCCCACCGCGCGATCCTCGCCCTGTCGGCGATCGCCATCGCCGCGATCATCGCCGCGGCCCGCGAGATCGCCCTCGTCTTCGTCGGCCGCTCACCCGGTGTCCCGAGCGTCGATGCGCTCACGTGGGGGATCATCGGCTTTCTGATCGGGCTGGTCGGCTACAGCATGTTTGCGCTGCACTCCCGGGCGTTGTTTGCGCTACATCGCTCCGGTGCCAACGCCGTCGCCGCGGCCCTTGGCTGGGGGACAGTCATCATCGCGAGCGTCGCACTCGCCGGAGTGTTCGACAAGGACGACCGGGTGTTTGCGCTGAGCCTGGCCAACTCGATCGGAGTGCTGCTCTTTGGCGTATTGCTGGTCGTGTTTACCGCGCCGGTGGCCCGCCGCTCAGCGGTCGGCCAGGTCGCCGGGGTCCTGGCCGCCACGGCGCTCGGCGTCGGTATCGGAATCGCCGTCTTTGCCGTACCGCTGCCGGGTTGGCTCGATGCTTACACCAACGGCGGCATAATGAATGCCTTGGTCGCAGGCGCGATTCGTGCGGGTGTGAGCGCCGTACTCGCCGCTGCCGTGCTGTGGGTGGTACCGGGGAGCGGCCTGCGTGAGCTGCTGCGTCGTGGACGCCGCAGCCAGGACGAGAACGACGGGAGCGTACGTGGGCGAGTTGAGTAA
- a CDS encoding copper transporter gives MIDFKYHVVSLIAVFLAIALGIIIGTTALNGGIVNNLQSNVSELRADKRDLENRVNGLNTQIENNSEFDAAVAGQLVEGTLTGQNFVVITVGSSVTAELRDPVIQMLQTAGASNTGSISLTDAYSDPEQADQLLNYASNDPPPGISLPESSNAGEVTGALLAAMLVAPQGGTAQPAASIQTVLSGLGGLGVLNVDSTDLTPASNFVIVTSGAAPSPAGDRNDAVLALAMALDEAGGRVVIAGDLDSAGKDGLIAASNADAAASSSISTVNTAPTASGQVNVAWALIAEGNGTSGRYGALAEDEPIAPTP, from the coding sequence GTGATCGACTTCAAGTACCACGTCGTCTCGCTGATCGCGGTGTTCCTCGCGATCGCGCTCGGCATCATCATTGGTACGACGGCCCTCAACGGCGGCATCGTCAACAACCTGCAGTCCAACGTCAGCGAGCTGCGTGCCGACAAGCGCGACCTGGAGAACCGGGTCAACGGCCTGAACACCCAGATCGAGAACAACAGTGAGTTCGACGCGGCGGTCGCCGGACAGCTCGTTGAGGGCACCCTGACCGGCCAGAACTTCGTCGTCATCACCGTCGGTTCGTCGGTCACCGCCGAGCTGCGCGATCCGGTCATTCAGATGCTGCAGACCGCCGGCGCGAGCAACACCGGCTCCATTTCGCTCACCGATGCCTACTCCGATCCCGAGCAGGCCGACCAGCTGCTCAACTACGCCTCCAACGACCCGCCGCCGGGAATCTCGCTGCCGGAGTCTTCCAACGCCGGTGAGGTCACCGGGGCGCTGCTAGCCGCCATGCTCGTCGCGCCGCAGGGCGGCACGGCGCAGCCGGCCGCATCGATCCAGACCGTGCTGTCGGGACTGGGCGGGCTCGGCGTACTCAACGTCGACTCCACCGACCTCACGCCCGCCTCCAACTTCGTCATCGTCACCAGCGGCGCGGCGCCAAGTCCGGCCGGTGATCGCAATGATGCGGTCCTGGCCCTGGCCATGGCGCTGGATGAGGCAGGTGGCCGGGTCGTGATTGCCGGCGACCTGGACTCAGCCGGCAAGGACGGGCTGATCGCCGCATCGAACGCCGATGCGGCCGCCAGCAGCTCGATCTCCACGGTCAACACCGCGCCGACCGCCAGCGGACAGGTCAACGTCGCGTGGGCGCTGATCGCCGAGGGCAACGGCACCTCCGGACGATATGGCGCGCTCGCCGAGGACGAGCCCATCGCACCGACGCCGTAA
- the steA gene encoding putative cytokinetic ring protein SteA produces the protein MKIATIRKGKPQPADPGAEGVARLDRRTKNLTKRLNPGEVAIIRHVDIDRVSADALVACKVAAVVNASPSISGRYPNLGPGILLDAGIPLLDNVGEQIFNDVKEGTRVTLDGDRLLVGDKEVATGFRYDDESVTAAMNEARAGLSTQLEAFAANTMEYMKQERSLLLDGIGVPDVRTDFTGRHALVVVRGYDYKEDLKALRSYIREYKPVLVGVDGGADALLEMKLTPDIIIGDMDSVSDHVLKCGAEVVVHAYSDGRAPGLARVQDLGVEAVTFPAAATSEDIAMLLADEKGAELIVAVGTHATLVEFLDKGRGGMASTFLTRLRVGGKLVDAKGVSRLYRSRISTGSLVAIVIAALVAIAVAIAISQAGQTYLDILIDKWQSFVFWVKDLFS, from the coding sequence ATGAAGATTGCCACCATCCGCAAGGGAAAGCCGCAGCCGGCCGACCCAGGCGCTGAAGGAGTGGCTCGGCTTGATCGCCGCACGAAGAACCTCACCAAACGGCTCAACCCCGGCGAGGTCGCGATCATCAGACACGTGGACATCGACCGGGTGAGCGCTGACGCGCTCGTCGCCTGCAAGGTCGCTGCCGTCGTCAACGCCTCGCCGAGCATCTCTGGGCGCTATCCCAATCTCGGTCCAGGCATCCTGCTCGATGCGGGAATCCCGCTGCTGGACAACGTCGGTGAGCAAATCTTCAACGACGTCAAGGAAGGCACTCGCGTCACCCTCGACGGTGACCGGCTGCTGGTCGGCGACAAGGAGGTCGCGACCGGGTTCCGGTACGACGACGAGTCCGTCACCGCCGCCATGAACGAGGCCCGCGCCGGGCTATCGACGCAGCTTGAGGCGTTCGCGGCCAACACGATGGAATACATGAAGCAGGAGCGTTCGCTGCTGCTGGATGGCATCGGCGTACCTGACGTCCGCACCGACTTCACCGGCCGGCACGCCCTCGTCGTGGTCCGCGGCTATGACTACAAAGAAGACCTCAAGGCGCTGCGGTCCTACATCCGCGAGTACAAGCCGGTGCTGGTCGGCGTCGACGGCGGCGCCGATGCACTGCTGGAGATGAAGCTCACGCCGGACATCATCATCGGCGACATGGACTCGGTCTCTGACCACGTCCTGAAGTGCGGAGCCGAGGTCGTCGTGCACGCCTACTCCGACGGTCGCGCTCCGGGCCTGGCTCGCGTGCAGGACCTCGGGGTGGAGGCCGTCACCTTCCCGGCAGCGGCCACCAGCGAAGACATCGCGATGCTGCTCGCCGACGAGAAGGGCGCCGAGCTCATCGTCGCGGTTGGCACCCACGCGACGCTGGTGGAGTTCCTGGACAAGGGTCGTGGCGGCATGGCCTCAACGTTCCTGACCCGGCTGCGCGTCGGTGGCAAGCTCGTCGATGCCAAGGGCGTCAGCCGGCTGTATCGCAGCCGCATCTCGACCGGCTCGCTCGTCGCGATCGTCATCGCGGCCCTCGTGGCGATCGCCGTCGCGATCGCGATCAGCCAGGCCGGGCAGACCTACCTCGACATTCTGATCGACAAATGGCAGAGCTTCGTGTTCTGGGTTAAGGACCTCTTCTCGTGA
- the recN gene encoding DNA repair protein RecN gives MLEEVRIRNLGVIADATLPLSPGFTVVTGETGAGKTMVVAGLMLLFGARSDTQAVARGASSADIEGRLRVPAGSPAITRTEEAGGSADDDGTLILSRQVTAEGRSRATAGGRGVPVGVLGELAASLLSVHGQSSQLRLARSSAQRQLLDRFGGAALAKRAAAHCEAFEAWQSLQAELADRQRDDAERQREIAFLRFGLEQIEKAGVQPGEDVAIDDESRRLANADRLRVAVQTAREALDGAGDEFSGGGAGDLLAAAQRALDDVAADDPTLGELGGRLRELGVLATDISSELSGYADSLSADPQRLEQLMGRRAELRELIRAYGGADGADGVLAWAQQAATSLEGIDGSEAALQKLQAEVAAAGERVAATAAALTAARTKAARRLAKEVSAELGELALGGTALLVQVQPRPVTEGRPQIEIDGTAAGVGASGVDEVQFEIASDGGASQRPLAKGASGGELSRIMLALEVVLAGTDPVATMVFDEVDSGVGGEAAIEIGRRLARLGRDHQVIAVTHLPQVAAYADHHVVIEKDSSGAITRSAIRALSGEERRGELTRMMAGLSGSDAGRAHAAELLELAESDRAAFGSRGRSR, from the coding sequence GTGCTCGAAGAGGTCCGCATCCGCAATCTCGGGGTGATCGCTGACGCGACACTGCCGCTGTCACCGGGCTTCACCGTCGTCACCGGCGAGACCGGCGCCGGTAAGACGATGGTGGTCGCGGGACTCATGCTGCTCTTCGGTGCGCGCTCGGACACCCAGGCCGTCGCGCGCGGTGCCAGCTCGGCCGACATCGAGGGACGGCTGCGGGTGCCCGCCGGCTCGCCAGCGATCACGCGCACCGAGGAAGCCGGCGGCAGCGCCGATGACGACGGCACTTTGATCCTGAGCCGGCAAGTCACCGCGGAAGGTCGCTCGCGCGCGACCGCGGGAGGCCGCGGCGTGCCGGTCGGCGTCCTCGGCGAGCTCGCCGCCAGCCTGCTGTCGGTACACGGTCAGTCCTCACAGCTGCGCCTGGCCCGCTCGAGCGCGCAACGCCAGCTGCTCGACCGGTTCGGCGGCGCCGCGCTCGCCAAACGGGCCGCGGCCCACTGCGAGGCGTTCGAGGCGTGGCAGTCGCTGCAGGCCGAGCTTGCCGACCGGCAGCGCGACGACGCCGAGCGGCAGCGCGAGATCGCTTTCCTGAGGTTCGGCCTCGAGCAGATCGAGAAGGCCGGCGTGCAACCCGGTGAAGACGTCGCGATCGACGACGAATCGCGCCGGCTGGCCAACGCCGACCGGCTGCGCGTTGCCGTGCAGACCGCTCGGGAGGCGCTGGACGGCGCGGGCGATGAGTTCAGCGGCGGCGGGGCCGGCGACCTGCTCGCTGCCGCCCAGCGTGCCCTCGATGACGTCGCCGCCGACGACCCGACGCTCGGTGAGCTCGGCGGCCGGCTGCGTGAGCTCGGCGTACTCGCCACCGACATCTCCAGCGAGCTCAGCGGGTACGCCGACTCGCTCAGTGCCGACCCGCAGCGGCTCGAGCAGCTGATGGGGCGGCGCGCTGAGCTGCGCGAGCTGATTCGCGCGTACGGCGGCGCTGACGGTGCCGACGGCGTACTCGCCTGGGCCCAACAGGCCGCGACGAGCTTGGAGGGCATCGACGGCTCGGAGGCTGCCCTGCAGAAGCTGCAGGCGGAGGTCGCCGCAGCAGGCGAGCGCGTCGCGGCGACCGCCGCGGCGCTCACGGCGGCCCGCACCAAGGCCGCGCGCCGACTGGCCAAGGAGGTCAGCGCCGAGCTGGGCGAGCTGGCTCTGGGCGGCACCGCGCTGCTGGTGCAGGTGCAGCCGCGGCCGGTCACCGAGGGCCGCCCGCAGATCGAGATCGACGGCACGGCCGCCGGCGTCGGCGCCAGCGGCGTCGATGAGGTCCAGTTCGAGATCGCCAGCGACGGCGGCGCTTCGCAGCGCCCGCTTGCCAAAGGCGCCTCCGGCGGCGAGCTCTCGCGCATCATGCTTGCGCTCGAGGTCGTGCTGGCCGGCACCGACCCCGTCGCCACTATGGTCTTCGACGAGGTCGACTCCGGAGTCGGCGGTGAAGCCGCCATCGAGATCGGCCGGCGACTGGCGCGGCTCGGGCGCGATCACCAGGTCATCGCCGTCACGCACCTGCCCCAGGTCGCGGCGTACGCCGACCACCACGTGGTGATCGAGAAGGACTCCAGCGGCGCGATCACGCGGTCGGCGATCCGGGCACTTTCCGGTGAGGAGCGTCGCGGCGAGCTCACTCGGATGATGGCCGGACTGTCCGGCAGCGACGCCGGGCGGGCGCACGCGGCCGAGCTGCTGGAGCTCGCCGAGAGCGATCGCGCCGCGTTCGGCTCGCGAGGCAGATCACGCTAG
- a CDS encoding NAD kinase: protein MPRRQRAVILVTHAGRPDVVELARQVVAQLQDADTRVYAPAEEIAPLGCTDVVPLPEPDESGQVLIDELEPEFVVVLGGDGTFLRAAEYAHPSGAAMLGVNLGHVGFLAETEPEMVTEAIDHLLGGTYRIEERLALQAAVFDPKRSREVRRTWALNEVSLEKTRRERILEIAIGVDGHPLTSFGCDGILCATPTGSTAYAFSAGGPVVWPQVEAMLVVPNAAHALFARPLVVAPTSVITLDVAPHDHDAILAADGRRLITVPAGHRVVIQRDPRPIRVARFHTEDFADRLVAKFRLPTSGFRGL from the coding sequence GTGCCTCGCCGACAGCGTGCCGTCATCCTGGTCACGCACGCCGGTCGCCCGGATGTGGTCGAGCTGGCGCGCCAGGTCGTCGCGCAGCTGCAGGACGCCGACACGCGGGTCTATGCACCGGCTGAGGAGATCGCGCCGCTGGGCTGCACGGACGTCGTGCCATTGCCAGAGCCCGACGAGTCGGGCCAGGTGCTGATCGACGAGCTCGAGCCGGAGTTCGTCGTCGTGCTCGGCGGCGACGGAACCTTCTTGCGCGCCGCCGAATACGCCCACCCCTCGGGTGCGGCGATGCTCGGCGTCAACCTCGGTCACGTCGGCTTCCTGGCCGAGACCGAGCCGGAGATGGTGACCGAGGCCATCGACCACCTGCTCGGCGGCACCTACCGGATCGAGGAGCGGCTCGCGCTGCAGGCGGCCGTGTTCGACCCCAAGCGCTCACGCGAGGTACGCCGCACCTGGGCGCTCAACGAGGTGTCGCTGGAGAAGACCCGCCGCGAGCGCATCCTGGAGATCGCCATCGGGGTTGACGGGCATCCGCTGACCTCGTTTGGCTGTGACGGGATCCTGTGCGCCACGCCCACCGGGAGTACGGCGTACGCGTTCAGCGCTGGCGGCCCAGTCGTGTGGCCGCAGGTCGAGGCCATGCTCGTCGTGCCAAACGCCGCGCACGCCTTGTTTGCCAGGCCCCTCGTCGTCGCGCCCACGTCGGTCATCACCCTCGACGTGGCCCCGCACGACCACGACGCGATCCTCGCCGCCGACGGGCGCCGCCTGATCACCGTGCCGGCCGGGCACCGTGTCGTGATCCAGCGCGACCCGCGTCCGATCCGGGTGGCCCGTTTTCACACCGAGGACTTCGCCGACCGCCTGGTGGCGAAGTTCCGCCTGCCGACCAGCGGCTTTCGGGGACTGTGA
- a CDS encoding TlyA family RNA methyltransferase, which yields MMCTSGYVASSTMPDPEADRLDVALVARGLARSRAHASEMIRGGRVLVDGRPASKPAMRIEDARVLDVAAAKGDGDVSRAGGKLRAALDELSVQPRGLRCIDVGASTGGFTQVLLERGAAHVVAIDVGTDQLAATLRNDPRVTSLERTHVGHLEEGQIAPAALVVADLSFISLRSVIGVLAGLTAPDGLLLPMVKPQFEVGRSGLDRHGVVTDPGRQRDAVLAVIDAAGEHGLAARAIRRSAVPGPAGNLEYFVAFTRGADASGEALWARDIEAEGGASEPAKRLED from the coding sequence ATGATGTGCACCAGCGGCTACGTCGCCAGCTCGACGATGCCGGATCCTGAGGCGGATCGCCTCGACGTCGCGCTTGTCGCGCGGGGACTCGCGCGCTCGCGTGCGCACGCCAGCGAGATGATTCGCGGCGGCCGGGTGCTCGTCGACGGACGCCCGGCGAGCAAGCCGGCCATGCGAATCGAAGACGCTCGAGTCCTCGACGTCGCCGCTGCGAAGGGTGACGGCGACGTGTCGCGCGCCGGCGGAAAACTGCGCGCAGCGCTCGACGAGCTGTCGGTGCAGCCACGCGGGCTACGGTGCATCGACGTCGGCGCATCGACCGGTGGGTTTACCCAGGTGCTGCTCGAACGCGGCGCGGCGCATGTCGTCGCGATCGACGTCGGCACCGATCAACTCGCCGCCACGCTCCGTAACGATCCGCGCGTCACCAGCCTGGAACGCACCCACGTCGGGCACCTGGAGGAGGGCCAGATCGCACCCGCCGCACTTGTGGTCGCCGACCTCTCGTTTATCTCGCTGCGATCAGTGATCGGCGTTCTCGCGGGGCTCACCGCACCGGACGGGCTGCTGTTGCCGATGGTCAAGCCGCAGTTCGAGGTGGGGCGCTCAGGCCTTGATCGGCACGGTGTCGTCACCGACCCGGGGCGGCAGCGAGACGCCGTACTCGCCGTCATCGACGCGGCGGGCGAGCATGGCCTCGCCGCTCGCGCGATCCGGCGCAGTGCCGTGCCCGGACCAGCCGGCAACCTGGAGTATTTCGTCGCGTTCACCCGCGGTGCTGACGCGAGCGGCGAGGCGCTGTGGGCGCGCGATATCGAGGCCGAGGGCGGCGCCAGCGAACCGGCAAAACGTCTGGAAGACTAG
- a CDS encoding SCP2 sterol-binding domain-containing protein, with protein sequence MATLEECRAALTQLTEDIAEDGAKINFDRSLSARIKDLDVVLKGRFENGAFSEIEEATDPAADIKLTLTSDDLVAMCAGELNAMKAMATGRLKLDASLGDMMKLRQLLK encoded by the coding sequence ATGGCAACGCTCGAAGAATGTCGCGCGGCCCTGACGCAGCTCACCGAGGACATCGCCGAGGACGGCGCGAAGATCAACTTCGATCGCTCGCTCAGCGCGCGCATCAAGGATCTGGACGTCGTGCTGAAGGGGCGCTTTGAAAACGGCGCGTTCAGCGAGATCGAGGAGGCCACGGACCCGGCGGCCGACATCAAGCTCACGCTGACCTCGGACGATCTCGTTGCCATGTGCGCCGGCGAGCTCAATGCGATGAAGGCGATGGCGACCGGTCGCCTGAAGCTCGATGCGAGCCTGGGCGACATGATGAAGCTGCGCCAGCTGTTGAAGTAG
- a CDS encoding YiaA/YiaB family inner membrane protein has protein sequence MSTTTADTPSKSTGGFMLQAISSFAISLLGLMIGIISLPVDPWIRGFLAVTALFLVSSTITISKVVRDREEATVVYRRIDQARLEKVLADYDPLREVSFAGPAGPPMGPHPVGPPPQSR, from the coding sequence ATGTCCACCACCACTGCCGACACCCCTTCCAAGAGCACCGGCGGCTTCATGCTGCAGGCCATCAGCTCGTTCGCCATCTCGCTGCTTGGGCTGATGATCGGCATCATCTCGCTACCGGTCGATCCGTGGATCCGTGGCTTTCTCGCGGTCACCGCGCTCTTTCTGGTCAGCTCCACGATCACCATCTCCAAGGTCGTCCGCGACCGAGAGGAAGCCACCGTCGTGTATCGCCGCATCGACCAGGCACGCCTGGAGAAGGTGCTCGCCGACTACGACCCGCTGCGCGAGGTGAGCTTCGCCGGACCCGCCGGACCGCCGATGGGCCCGCACCCGGTCGGTCCGCCCCCGCAGTCACGCTAA
- a CDS encoding HAD-IIA family hydrolase yields MDDVALCRAYDVGLFDLDGVIYRGDEPVPYASEAVAAAREAGMQIAFVTNNASRTPQQVASQIQAVGVAADASEVITSAQVAADVLGARLPAQSRVLVVGADGLREAVSERGLVVVDSAGDEPAAVVQGHSPDTGWRQLAEAVAAIRGGALWVASNRDSTLPTERGLMPGNGAFVNVVAGVLGREPDVVAGKPDRTMHEASVQRTGARKPLVIGDRLDTDIEGATNAGTASLLVLTGVSTPPELYAAPPALRPTYLSADLRGLLEPGRSFAEAGERRAVTGWRADEAGVITAAPTTGGEVGGDGGDRGDTEDAELLRLACALRWNDEQVRAGDQAARDAMGLLGLPVG; encoded by the coding sequence ATGGACGATGTCGCACTGTGCCGCGCGTACGATGTCGGACTTTTCGATCTCGACGGTGTGATCTATCGCGGCGACGAGCCCGTACCGTATGCCTCCGAGGCGGTCGCCGCGGCGCGCGAGGCCGGGATGCAGATCGCGTTCGTCACCAACAATGCCTCACGTACGCCGCAGCAAGTCGCGAGCCAGATCCAGGCTGTGGGCGTCGCGGCCGATGCGTCCGAGGTGATCACCTCGGCGCAGGTTGCTGCGGATGTGTTGGGCGCCCGGTTGCCCGCACAGTCGCGGGTGCTCGTGGTGGGGGCCGACGGTCTGCGCGAGGCGGTGAGCGAGCGCGGGCTGGTCGTCGTCGACAGCGCGGGTGACGAGCCGGCCGCCGTCGTCCAGGGCCATAGCCCGGACACCGGGTGGCGCCAGCTCGCCGAGGCGGTCGCCGCGATTCGTGGCGGGGCGCTGTGGGTCGCCTCCAACCGGGATTCGACGTTGCCCACTGAGCGTGGCCTGATGCCCGGCAACGGCGCGTTCGTGAACGTGGTCGCCGGCGTGCTCGGCCGGGAGCCGGACGTCGTCGCCGGCAAGCCCGACCGCACCATGCACGAGGCCTCGGTCCAGCGCACCGGCGCCCGGAAGCCCCTGGTGATTGGCGATCGGCTCGACACCGACATCGAGGGCGCGACCAACGCGGGCACGGCGAGTCTGCTGGTGCTCACCGGGGTCAGCACGCCACCCGAGCTGTACGCCGCACCGCCAGCGCTACGCCCGACGTACCTCTCGGCGGACCTGCGCGGGTTGCTCGAGCCAGGTCGGTCCTTCGCCGAGGCGGGGGAACGACGCGCCGTCACCGGTTGGCGCGCCGATGAGGCGGGCGTCATCACCGCTGCTCCGACCACCGGTGGCGAAGTTGGCGGTGATGGCGGTGACCGCGGTGATACCGAGGACGCCGAGCTGCTGCGCCTCGCGTGCGCGCTGCGCTGGAACGACGAGCAGGTGCGTGCTGGCGACCAGGCGGCGCGGGACGCGATGGGCCTGCTCGGTCTACCGGTCGGCTAG
- a CDS encoding single-stranded DNA-binding protein codes for MSTSEHAAAPPSALGDNDDCNAIALRGRLSGEVEFREIPSGSTVAVWRLVVRRTTRDLNSSVTVDTIDCESFSKQVMRSAGRWSDGDRVEVEGALRRRFWQTPAGARSRYVVDVRAARKGAVRRET; via the coding sequence ATGAGTACATCCGAGCACGCCGCAGCGCCGCCGTCGGCTCTGGGCGACAACGACGACTGCAACGCCATCGCGCTGCGCGGCCGGCTGTCCGGCGAGGTCGAGTTCCGTGAGATCCCCAGTGGATCTACCGTCGCGGTGTGGCGGCTGGTCGTACGCCGCACCACGCGCGATTTGAACTCCAGCGTCACGGTTGACACGATCGACTGCGAGAGCTTCAGCAAGCAAGTCATGCGCAGCGCGGGGCGGTGGAGCGACGGGGATCGGGTCGAGGTCGAGGGCGCGCTGCGCCGACGGTTCTGGCAGACTCCAGCCGGAGCGCGCAGCCGATATGTCGTCGACGTCCGCGCCGCGCGCAAGGGAGCCGTAAGACGGGAGACGTAA